In Aquila chrysaetos chrysaetos chromosome 17, bAquChr1.4, whole genome shotgun sequence, one genomic interval encodes:
- the XPNPEP3 gene encoding xaa-Pro aminopeptidase 3 isoform X1, translating to MSRLPARRLVAAVRGWRGFSVCKSCALRRFSIQPAQQKKIPNRYLGQPSPFTHPHLLKPGEVTPGLSQVEYALRRHKLMALIQKEAHGWDGSDHTVILLSNPTYYMSNDIPYIFHQDTNFLYLCGFQEPDSILVLQSIPGKALPSHKSILFVPRRDPSRELWDGPRSGTDGAIALTGVDEAYTIEEFRHLVAKLKGESNIVWYDLTKPVHTELHSDYMQTLAEIKARNKNHIQGIRHLVQNLRLIKSPAEIERMKKAGRVTAEAFIETMFASKSPVDEAFLYAKFEFECRARGADILAYPPVVAGGNRSNTLHYVKNNQLIKEETFPLALSVLEAGMLADLEMICRDRHTKDMTGCFWQKEASFVVLSSKDGELVLLDGGCESSCYVSDITRTWPINGRFTKPQAELYQAVLDIQKSCLSLCSPGMSLENIYSLMLSLIGQKLKELGILKNSITESHFFKAVRKYCPHHVGHYLGMDVHDTPDISRSLPLQPGMVITIEPGIYIPEDDVSAPERFRGIGVRIEDDVVITEDAPLILSADCPKEIYHIEQICGRSS from the exons ATGTCGCGCCTTCCGGCCCGGAGGCTTGTGGCGGCGGTGAGGGGCTGGCGCGGCTTCTCAG tTTGCAAGTCATGTGCTCTCCGAAGATTTTCCATCCAGCCTGCCCAGCAGAAGAAGATTCCAAACCGGTATTTGGGCCAGCCCAGCCCCTTCACACACCCACACCTTCTCAAACCAG GAGAGGTAACCCCAGGATTGTCACAGGTGGAATACGCTCTTCGCCGACACAAACTGATGGCACTGATCCAGAAAGAAGCACATGGCTGGGATGGATCGGACCACACAGTGATTCTGCTATCCAACCCCACGTACTACATGAGCAATGACATCCCCTACATTTTCCACCAGGACACTAACTTCCTCTACCTCTGTGGGTTCCAGGAGCCTGACAGCATCCTGGTGCTGCAGAGCATTCCTGGCAAAGCGCTGCCTTCCCACAAATCCATACTTTTTGTACCCCGGAGAGATCCAAGCCGGGAGCTGTGGGACGGGCCCAGATCAGGCACAGATGGGGCAATCGCTCTCACAGGAGTAGACGAAGCTTACACCATCGAGGAGTTCAGGCATTTGGTGGCCAAGCTCAAAG GTGAGTCAAACATTGTTTGGTATGACTTGACGAAACCAGTGCATACAGAGCTGCACTCTGACTACATGCAGACCCTGGCTGAGATAAAAGCTCGGAACAAAAACCACATCCAGGGCATCCGACATCTAGTGCAAAACCTTCGGCTGATCAAATCTCCTGCAGAGATTGAAAGGATGAAGAAAGCTGGACGGGTGACAGCAGAG GCTTTCATAGAGACAATGTTTGCCAGCAAATCCCCAGTGGATGAAGCCTTTCTGTATGCAAAG TTTGAATTCGAGTGCCGGGCTCGTGGTGCTGACATCTTGGCCTACCCTCCTGTTGTTGCTGGTGGCAATAGATCAAACACTTTGCACTATGTGAAGAACAATCAGCTCATCAAG GAAGAAACTTTCCCACTAGCATTGTCTGTTCTTGAAGCTGGCATGCTAGCAGACCTTGAAATGATCTGCAGAGACAGACATACAAAAGATATGACAGGCTGCTTTTGGCAGAAAGAAGCCTCCTTTGTTGTACTGTCGTCTAAG GATGGTGAACTGGTCTTGCTAGATGGTGGATGTGAGTCTTCCTGCTATGTAAGTGACATCACACGCACCTGGCCCATCAATGGAAG GTTCACCAAACCCCAAGCAGAACTATACCAGGCTGTCCTGGATATCCAGAAGTCCTGCCTgagcctctgctccccaggcatGAGCCTAGAAAATATCTACAGCCTCATGCTGAGCCTTATTGGACAGAAACTGAAAGAGTTGGGGATCCTGAAGAACAGCATCACTGAGAGCCACTTCTTCAAG gCTGTTCGAAAGTACTGCCCACATCATGTGGGCCATTACTTGGGCATGGATGTTCATGATACCCCAGATATATCCCGATCGCTCCCGCTCCAGCCAGGCATGGTGATAACCATTGAACCAG GCATTTATATCCCTGAGGACGATGTGAGTGCGCCAGAGAGGTTTCGTGGCATTGGTGTGCGCATTGAGGATGATGTTGTGATAACAGAAGATGCGCCTCTCATCTTGTCTGCTGACTGTCCCAAAGAGATCTACCACATCGAGCAGATCTGTGGCCGCAGCTCATGA
- the XPNPEP3 gene encoding xaa-Pro aminopeptidase 3 isoform X2 — protein sequence MSRLPARRLVAAVRGWRGFSVCKSCALRRFSIQPAQQKKIPNRYLGQPSPFTHPHLLKPGEVTPGLSQVEYALRRHKLMALIQKEAHGWDGSDHTVILLSNPTYYMSNDIPYIFHQDTNFLYLCGFQEPDSILVLQSIPGKALPSHKSILFVPRRDPSRELWDGPRSGTDGAIALTGVDEAYTIEEFRHLVAKLKGESNIVWYDLTKPVHTELHSDYMQTLAEIKARNKNHIQGIRHLVQNLRLIKSPAEIERMKKAGRVTAEAFIETMFASKSPVDEAFLYAKFEFECRARGADILAYPPVVAGGNRSNTLHYVKNNQLIKDGELVLLDGGCESSCYVSDITRTWPINGRFTKPQAELYQAVLDIQKSCLSLCSPGMSLENIYSLMLSLIGQKLKELGILKNSITESHFFKAVRKYCPHHVGHYLGMDVHDTPDISRSLPLQPGMVITIEPGIYIPEDDVSAPERFRGIGVRIEDDVVITEDAPLILSADCPKEIYHIEQICGRSS from the exons ATGTCGCGCCTTCCGGCCCGGAGGCTTGTGGCGGCGGTGAGGGGCTGGCGCGGCTTCTCAG tTTGCAAGTCATGTGCTCTCCGAAGATTTTCCATCCAGCCTGCCCAGCAGAAGAAGATTCCAAACCGGTATTTGGGCCAGCCCAGCCCCTTCACACACCCACACCTTCTCAAACCAG GAGAGGTAACCCCAGGATTGTCACAGGTGGAATACGCTCTTCGCCGACACAAACTGATGGCACTGATCCAGAAAGAAGCACATGGCTGGGATGGATCGGACCACACAGTGATTCTGCTATCCAACCCCACGTACTACATGAGCAATGACATCCCCTACATTTTCCACCAGGACACTAACTTCCTCTACCTCTGTGGGTTCCAGGAGCCTGACAGCATCCTGGTGCTGCAGAGCATTCCTGGCAAAGCGCTGCCTTCCCACAAATCCATACTTTTTGTACCCCGGAGAGATCCAAGCCGGGAGCTGTGGGACGGGCCCAGATCAGGCACAGATGGGGCAATCGCTCTCACAGGAGTAGACGAAGCTTACACCATCGAGGAGTTCAGGCATTTGGTGGCCAAGCTCAAAG GTGAGTCAAACATTGTTTGGTATGACTTGACGAAACCAGTGCATACAGAGCTGCACTCTGACTACATGCAGACCCTGGCTGAGATAAAAGCTCGGAACAAAAACCACATCCAGGGCATCCGACATCTAGTGCAAAACCTTCGGCTGATCAAATCTCCTGCAGAGATTGAAAGGATGAAGAAAGCTGGACGGGTGACAGCAGAG GCTTTCATAGAGACAATGTTTGCCAGCAAATCCCCAGTGGATGAAGCCTTTCTGTATGCAAAG TTTGAATTCGAGTGCCGGGCTCGTGGTGCTGACATCTTGGCCTACCCTCCTGTTGTTGCTGGTGGCAATAGATCAAACACTTTGCACTATGTGAAGAACAATCAGCTCATCAAG GATGGTGAACTGGTCTTGCTAGATGGTGGATGTGAGTCTTCCTGCTATGTAAGTGACATCACACGCACCTGGCCCATCAATGGAAG GTTCACCAAACCCCAAGCAGAACTATACCAGGCTGTCCTGGATATCCAGAAGTCCTGCCTgagcctctgctccccaggcatGAGCCTAGAAAATATCTACAGCCTCATGCTGAGCCTTATTGGACAGAAACTGAAAGAGTTGGGGATCCTGAAGAACAGCATCACTGAGAGCCACTTCTTCAAG gCTGTTCGAAAGTACTGCCCACATCATGTGGGCCATTACTTGGGCATGGATGTTCATGATACCCCAGATATATCCCGATCGCTCCCGCTCCAGCCAGGCATGGTGATAACCATTGAACCAG GCATTTATATCCCTGAGGACGATGTGAGTGCGCCAGAGAGGTTTCGTGGCATTGGTGTGCGCATTGAGGATGATGTTGTGATAACAGAAGATGCGCCTCTCATCTTGTCTGCTGACTGTCCCAAAGAGATCTACCACATCGAGCAGATCTGTGGCCGCAGCTCATGA